The following proteins are encoded in a genomic region of Chloracidobacterium sp.:
- a CDS encoding NYN domain-containing protein — MQFGNGTSSSWQFGHRGRVAVFIDGNNLFHAARFHGIDIDYNRLLRILLGDGRLLRAFFYTGVDVGAERQQGFLLWMRRNGFRVVQKELKTFYDGTRKANLDVEIAVDMLSLAGRYDTAVLVSGDEDFVYAVNAVAYKGCRVEVAGFRSNTAPRLIDVADFFIDLGDIADAIRKDSSQTDDYEIPAYMPDEVDRRPSPDNDNSDDLVR, encoded by the coding sequence ATGCAGTTCGGCAACGGGACAAGCTCGTCCTGGCAATTCGGCCATCGCGGCCGTGTTGCCGTATTCATAGACGGGAATAATCTATTTCACGCGGCCCGCTTCCACGGGATCGATATCGACTATAATCGCTTGCTTCGCATCCTGCTCGGCGACGGCAGGCTGTTGAGGGCTTTCTTTTACACCGGCGTTGATGTCGGAGCGGAAAGGCAGCAGGGCTTTCTGCTTTGGATGCGGCGTAACGGATTTCGCGTCGTGCAAAAGGAACTGAAGACGTTCTACGACGGTACGCGAAAGGCCAATCTCGATGTCGAGATCGCCGTTGATATGCTCTCACTGGCGGGACGATACGACACTGCGGTGCTCGTTTCGGGCGATGAGGATTTCGTTTATGCGGTAAACGCCGTTGCGTATAAGGGCTGCAGGGTCGAGGTCGCCGGCTTCCGCTCGAATACGGCCCCGCGGCTTATCGACGTCGCGGATTTCTTTATCGACCTCGGCGATATCGCGGACGCTATCCGAAAAGATTCGTCCCAGACGGATGATTACGAGATACCGGCGTATATGCCGGATGAAGTTGACCGGCGGCCGTCGCCCGACAACGACAATTCTGACGAT